Proteins co-encoded in one Brassica rapa cultivar Chiifu-401-42 chromosome A02, CAAS_Brap_v3.01, whole genome shotgun sequence genomic window:
- the LOC103853219 gene encoding factor of DNA methylation 5, whose product MDVDEDTKRIEEELNETMVEIEKLKKELKEEMKEIREEIEKLKKELKEELKETREEIEKLKKELKERKEDLEKKIEEKLKKIRKEHNEELKNVITEKNEMVRIVMKDNDKKLEEKRCELEELEDTNSTLIIKERQSTGEIQEAFTELIRGLRDLSCEGSLIRVKRMGQVDEKLFMKVCKQKFIDENVEVEYAMLCSKWQNALNDSAWHPFKRVGTGENMKEVVDDEDEKLKSLREEWGEDVKNAVKTALEEMNEFNPSGRYSVPVLWNFEHGRKATLKEGIAHMTQQIKNLKRKRT is encoded by the exons atgGACGTTGATGAAGATACGAAGAGAATCGAGGAAGAGCTGAATGAAACTATGGTAGAGATAGAAAAGCTGAAGAAAGAATTGAAAGAAGAAATGAAGGAAATTAGGGAAGAGATAGAAAAGCTGAAGAAAGAATTGAAAGAAGAACTGAAGGAAACTAGGGAAGAGATAGAAAAACTGAAGAAAGAATTGAAAGAACGGAAAGAAGATCTCGAGAAGAAGATTGAAGAAAAGCTGAAGAAAATAAGGAAGGAGCATAATGAAGAGCTAAAGAATGTAATCACTGAGAAGAACGAAATGGTGAGGATAGTGATGAAGGACAATGATAAAAAACTTGAGGAGAAGCGTTGTGAGCTAGAAGAGTTAGAGGATACAAACTCGACACTCATCATAAAAGAACGTCAAAGCACTGGAGAGATACAAGAAGCATTCACAGAATTAATTAGG GGATTGAGAGATTTATCGTGTGAAGGATCTTTGATCAGAGTAAAGAGGATGGGACAAGTTGATGAAAAACTTTTTATGAAAGTATGCAAACAGAAATTCATTGACGAAAACGTTGAGGTGGAATACGCCATGCTTTGCTCAAAATGGCAGAATGCCCTCAACGACTCAGCATGGCACCCATTTAAACGAGTGGGGACTGGAGAAAATATGAAG GAAGTTGTGGATGATGAAGACGAGAAACTTAAGAGTTTGAGAGAAGAGTGGGGAGAAGATGTGAAGAACGCGGTGAAGACAGCTCTCGAGGAGATGAACGAGTTCAACCCAAGTGGCAGGTATTCAGTTCCTGTACTGTGGAATTTTGAACATGGGAGAAAAGCCACACTCAAAGAAGGTATTGCTCACATGACTCAGCAGATCAAAAATCTCAAACGTAAACGAACCTAA